The Lolium rigidum isolate FL_2022 chromosome 1, APGP_CSIRO_Lrig_0.1, whole genome shotgun sequence region AAATCTATAGAATGTAGAAATAGAACATATGTATTAGCTGGGAGGGCAATTGGCACTAACTATTTGCCACCATGCTACAAATCACCATCTCCAGAATCGAGAGACCAGAAATCAGGTCACTAAGGACGGTGAGCAGTTGAGTTGTATTATACAGAGAGATTAAGGTTTTGTTTTCTTCCTTGTGGTGGAGTTCTATGTTGGCTTGTTGGTTTTTCAAAACTCTTCCATAATCATGAGATGAGGCGCAACTCTACTACATACGGTATTGTCTTGATCATCAAGAGCTCTCTCATAAAAAAGGTGTCCTGTGtaaggagcaaggagcaactaaatCAGATGGCAAGGGAAGTGTTTAACAGAGCACAACGATGGCTCCACAGCTGCAATGAGGAACCGAATACAAGTGTAAGAACAATGGTGTTATTAATTTTCCTTCAGCCTGTTTTCGATCGTTGTAGCAATTAGGTCAATGTGTTGGAAGTTGTCATCTCAATTATAATGATCCGATGGTACCTTCCAACTAATTTCACTTGTATTATGCGGTAGTTTTGCTAAGCCCACAGCATATACCCAGATAAAGTTTATTTTGCGTTAGCAATGATTGAATGAGCAAACAGAAAATAATCTCAACAGGACAGAAAAACAGAAGTACAATAACAGTAGGCAAACTTCACAACGCATATTACAAAGTACAAGAGAAATACCAATGCTTTGGAAGATCGATGACGCAATTAGATATGTATATCCCTCTTATTATCCTATCATCTACATATTAGTTTTCGTTTAGCCAAGCCAGGTGATTAGAGCTGAGCGCACAGCATATTCCCATCAAGATTCGCTAGGACTATCTAACTGGTGTGACGATGATGTAACAATAAATTTATGCACACGGGAGACAGGGCTGGCGGAATTCACACCTCATCATTGTCGACGCCgacaaggaagaagagggaggcGTAGCGCCTGTAGACGACCTTGTAATTCCGGTGCTCCACAAAAGAACACTGCATTAGCACACAGTTTCCGTCAGACAGACATGAAAATCAAGGTCAGTAGCCCATCTTGATCCAGATCCAAAAAAAAATCGTTCTTGGTCTGGGACAGAACTAGGGTTCTTGGATCCAGCAAAAGAAGAGGGAAGAGAACTGATACAGGTGCTGAATTTGCTGGTTCGAAGATGAGATGGGCGGGTAGTACCTGCTGGTCGGTGCGGGCGAGGCACTTGCGGACGATCTCGCCCTCGAGGGCGCGACGCTCGTCGAGAGAGAGGTGCTCGTAGTACTGCGCCAGCCGCGTCTGCCCCTGCTTGTTCACCAGCAGCACGAACCGGATCCCCATCTCTCCCTTTCTTCCTCGTTCTCTCTCCTCTCGCTCCTCGGCTTCTTCTAGTCTTCCCACCTCTCTTTCCTCCGGCTCGTGTTTTCTTTCTAGAACCTCGACACGGTTTTGGGACTTGCAATTTAATACCTGTAGGCATTATGTACTGTATATCATAGATATATTTATATTATAAATAACTAATATAAATCAGAGTAGGTATTTTAGAAAGGTGTTAAAAAAAGTTCTACTCCGTCCGATACATCAGATTTAGACAAATTTTAGACATCTATTTATAAATAGAGATAATATTAATTTTGGaaaattattttttattaaaaCCATTTCTCATTATTGCCCAAAGATTACATAAAATTTAATTGGTAAATATATTTCTATTCATAATAAAAATATACCGATTTCGAGCTCTATAATGGCACTTTATCTAAACCACTTATAAAAGAGCGAACATAAATTCACCCTGTGTTCACTAAAGTTAGTGTATATTAGCTACTGCCCTGGGTTGGGCT contains the following coding sequences:
- the LOC124682677 gene encoding AP-4 complex subunit sigma, giving the protein MGIRFVLLVNKQGQTRLAQYYEHLSLDERRALEGEIVRKCLARTDQQCSFVEHRNYKVVYRRYASLFFLVGVDNDENELAILEFIHLLVETMDRHFGNVCELDIMFHLEKVHFMLEEMVMNGCIVETSKQNILAPIQLMEKTS